The genomic window GCGGGAGCGGCCGGAAGGTTTTCGTCGGGATTGACCGCGAAAATGAAGATGCGCAGGCCATTCATCTCCACTTCGATTCTGGATTTTCCGTCAGGCTCTATGCCTTCGATTGTTTTTGCATCGAACATTTGTTGAAAATATCGGCCGACAGCCAGCGGATCCCGACTTAGGATATGAACATGGTCAAAGTGATAGGTAGTTTTCATTGGTTCTCCTTCGCTGCTTTTATTTTGGACGTGGCGAATCTACGAAATGCGCAACGGGATGTCAAGCAATACCAGCAGAAAATTATTCCCATGTCGTTGATCTTTTGTCAGTCAGCGTAACCATGAGCGGTGTGATTGCCTTATACGATGTCATTTCCTTACAGAAAGCGTTGAGCTTTCATTTTATGGAGGGTTGACGATTT from Syntrophobacterales bacterium includes these protein-coding regions:
- a CDS encoding VOC family protein, giving the protein MKTTYHFDHVHILSRDPLAVGRYFQQMFDAKTIEGIEPDGKSRIEVEMNGLRIFIFAVNPDENLPAAPAGRYIGLDHFGLQVDDLDETAAELKRRGAEFVVEPFEKRPGLKISFIRGPENVRIELLERS